The Chryseobacterium sp. JV274 sequence CAGACTTTTAACCAAAGGGAAATTCGCTTTTCAATATGGAACAGTAGAAGTCCGGGCAAAACTTCCCAAAGGTCGCGGAACATGGCCGGCAATCTGGATGATGAGCGAAAATATGAAGAAGTGGCCTGATGATGGTGAACTGGATATCATGGAACATGTTGGGTATAACCAGGGATTTATACATGCATCTGTTCACACTAAAAAGTACAATCATATCCTGGGAACACAGAAAACAGATACTCTGTTTGTAAAAGATGCCAGCGAAAAGTTTCATGTCTATAAAGCAGACTGGACCCCGGAAAAAATTGATGTTTACATAGATGATCAGAAATTTTTCACCTATGAGAATATGGAAAAAAATAATGAGGCATGGCCTTTTGACAGACCTTACTATATCATTTTAAACCTTGCAGTAGGGGGAATGTGGGGAGGTCAGAAGGGAATTGATGACTCTATTTTTCCACAAAAGTATTACATAGACTACGTAAGAGTCTATCAGAATAAATAATGAAAAT is a genomic window containing:
- a CDS encoding family 16 glycosylhydrolase: MNLKVKNIITIGAAGTSFFFALNCASHKSDAHRTLIWNDEFNGKGLPDSLKWNYDVGGGGFGNEEAQFYTKNRLENARMEKGNLIIEARKENWETNKYTSARLLTKGKFAFQYGTVEVRAKLPKGRGTWPAIWMMSENMKKWPDDGELDIMEHVGYNQGFIHASVHTKKYNHILGTQKTDTLFVKDASEKFHVYKADWTPEKIDVYIDDQKFFTYENMEKNNEAWPFDRPYYIILNLAVGGMWGGQKGIDDSIFPQKYYIDYVRVYQNK